The Xyrauchen texanus isolate HMW12.3.18 chromosome 4, RBS_HiC_50CHRs, whole genome shotgun sequence genome segment gcaaggcacttacgtaactccaggttgctctggggggattgtccctgtaataagtgcactgtaacttGCTTTGgatagcatctgccaaatgcataaatgtatatgtaagatTGTCATTGACTTTTGTTATGTTTCCCACACAATCCtgctgtatggcttcagaagaccagTTGTAAGGACTTCCAGGAGCTTTACTCTCCCTGGTCACTTTATGCTTTATTATAAGGAAATgaacagctcagacattctgcttattgtttgttttgtgttctacagaagaaaggaagttatatgggtttgggacATTATGCGGGTGAGAAAACGTTAAAAGTAGAATCTACCTggttgggtgaacaattcctatAATCAATAAGAATCACTCAATTATCCATGATGAAATGATCTTTCTGTGTGTGGATGTTTCTGGACATAGATGGGTGGCTTTTGAGCAGAAAGGTTTTGGAGGGGAGCAGTTTGTTTTGGAGAAGGGAGAATATCCTCGCTGGAGCACTTGGACTAACAGTCAGAACAGCTTCTGTCTCCTGTCCATCAGACCCCTCAGAGTGGTTAGTGATCATTGACACATAGACGATAACACAGCGATTCAATACAGTCCATTGAGTTTTCTTGTTATGATTTCATTCCAGGACAGTGCAGACCACaaaattaatctgtttgagaactGCAGCTTTGCTGGGAGAAAGATGGAGATCATAGATGATGACGTTCCCAGCTTGTGGGTTCATGGCTTTCAGGACCATGTGGCCAGCGCAAAAGCTGTGAATGGAACGTGAGTAGGATTGATCATCTTCATTGTTGAATTGTGTTTAAGTCCAGGACTTTAAAACTAGATCACGTAGCCTTAAAGCCTAGGGAACCCCAGGGCAGTTATGGACCCCTGATAGTCAAGGACcactgggcactggccccattggcccggtctgTAATCCACTATTCACCACAGTGGTAACCCCCAAAGTTCCAACGTTACAGGAACTcatctaaatctcaacataacaaacatTCAAAACTATTCTCCCCTtgcattcatcttgcacaaaaacacatacagtaacacTTCATTTCAATATTTACACTCTCCATCCAGTTTCGTGCAAAGCATCCTgagaaattcaaatcactgcagTAAAACTGATGATAGTGAAAGTTTATTTTCTGCAGCATGCTGCGAGTGACCAATTAAGTATTCCAGAAAGCTCTGTAATAATCAATTTTAACTACAGTATAACTGCTAAATTCAGAATGCCGTTTTGTTGCGAACTTGGATATCACTGCACTCTTGTTTCAGGTGGGTTGGCTACGTGTACCCTGGCTACCGCGGAAGACAGTTTGTGTTTGAACATGGCGATTACAAACACTGGAACGA includes the following:
- the LOC127640878 gene encoding beta-crystallin B3-like → MSDQQGVPDQQVAGKSQGGAGTIYKISLYEFENFRGKKVDFSAECKDVIEKNLEKVGSIVVESGPWVAFEQKGFGGEQFVLEKGEYPRWSTWTNSQNSFCLLSIRPLRVDSADHKINLFENCSFAGRKMEIIDDDVPSLWVHGFQDHVASAKAVNGTWVGYVYPGYRGRQFVFEHGDYKHWNDWGATEPQLQSIRRVRDMQWHKRGCFTVPDPAPNPNPNPIPVPTPPAPTRYGC